A single region of the Methanobrevibacter arboriphilus JCM 13429 = DSM 1125 genome encodes:
- the comD gene encoding sulfopyruvate decarboxylase subunit alpha: protein MDSSEAVYQGLKSAGINFIVSVPCVNLGKILEIIDEDEDIIHVPVTREEEGLGICAGAYFGGKKTAILMQNSGLGNCVNALGSLYQLYSLPIVMIMSHRGTEGEPIVGQVPMGKATPKVLDAMELEYFNPKNPTDAKGIISKSWDLSVDKGSPISILLDINYW from the coding sequence TTGGATAGTAGTGAAGCAGTTTATCAAGGATTGAAATCAGCTGGAATTAATTTTATTGTTAGTGTTCCTTGTGTAAATCTTGGAAAAATACTTGAAATAATTGATGAAGATGAAGATATAATTCATGTTCCAGTTACAAGAGAAGAGGAAGGGCTTGGAATATGTGCTGGAGCTTATTTCGGAGGTAAAAAAACTGCTATTTTAATGCAGAACTCTGGTCTTGGCAACTGTGTAAATGCTTTAGGATCTCTTTATCAGCTATATTCTTTGCCAATTGTAATGATAATGAGTCACAGAGGAACTGAAGGAGAACCAATTGTGGGTCAAGTTCCAATGGGTAAAGCAACTCCAAAAGTATTGGATGCAATGGAATTAGAATATTTTAATCCTAAAAATCCCACTGATGCAAAAGGTATTATATCTAAATCTTGGGATTTGTCTGTTGATAAAGGATCTCCTATTTCAATATTATTAGATATAAACTACTGGTGA